The Lolium perenne isolate Kyuss_39 chromosome 6, Kyuss_2.0, whole genome shotgun sequence genome segment aaagccccttggggcaaggcaccatgattcttatcttttcttacatgagcctagcccaagtttttactttaccagttttacttgttttctaaatgagttacttctatagttaactttggtcaaagtacaagttggttactagagtagtgaagttagtctcttccaagcaaagcaagatagcacctctcatgatttagagctagtgctaatgaaataaaacttgactactctagatgggaacaatgcgaatttgaaatgaatttttaaaccttggaatgaagatacattccattgaatgatttttgaaggtgaatatgaccaagagaagatggtgatttttgataaacaatgatgttggtttgaatgcgatacctttccaattattaagtacccccacaatacctgattatgggtagggcttaactggaagtttatgcgtcttagtatgggttccctctaaacacacatcataggggttacgcttgaggctgcctccgttgttgagaaatgatgtgaagttgaggtgaattgtacggccaagccctgtgcagttcccaggttgacagttggtcttcactgggaggccaagctcatggggagaggtgctcatactaggatttgtaagtgaaaggttatggttgatgatccgcgtactgtgttacgatgattcggggtaatcccgacggatgaaatcaaatattgtggcacaagtgtgcaacctctgcagagtgtaaacctattcgaatagccgcgtccacggttacggacggttggaaaggccatacagtttccgatgtcatatctttgaaaatggtgttgaaaggtgatggtgaaatgacttgtggtgaattgaattgaaatcaccacttgaatggtgggaatgacactaatgttcccacttgagttagttagcacttgaataagcttctctcaaatattgtgaactaaaactagctttatgcaaacaaactagagcttagcgaaccatactagaatgtctagcatttacattagtattagtttgcgagtacttaaagtactcacggctttgtccctggctattcaaatggccagagtatgaagatgaacaaggagatgatcagcaggacgcctacgacaactaggagtcttccaacgtcaagcgttggcctgtggactagagagtccttgtatcttacgcttccgctatgaactatgaacttgtgtttgttcgttgatcgatagatcaactattcgtgtaatatggatcatgtgattccaaatttgtaagacttatggtttgtaatgaatgatgactgtgatacttaactattatgcctcgcaacaacaatattcctgggattgcgatgtatgacataataggcatccggacttaaaaatccgggtgttgatagtGGCTCTCCTCGATGCTCCGCCCTGCCGCGCTCGCCGGCAGGTCACTGTCCTCGATGCTCCGCCCGCGCGCTCGCCGGCAGGTAGCCCTCCCCGCCTCCCTCCACCAAGCTCCAACCCACGCTCGCCGCCAGATGGGCGCTGCGCTCCAACCCGCGCACTTGCCGGCAGGCGGCCCTCCTAGCAGCTCCAACCAGTGCGCTCGCCGGCAGGTGCTCGTCCTCGACGCTCCGGCCCAGATTCATCCCAAGTTCAACAAAATATCAAATTCCATACTATGTACATCCAAACAGGATTTAGAATTAGTTATGTCCTTTAATTCCAACAGCAAAATTCAAAGACATCCAAACAACAGAACTGAATTAGAAGCCAATTCATTTCCATCTCAGATTTGGAATCTTACTCCAATTCAATTCCATGCCAACTttctatgcatccaaacacagcataAAAGAACGAGGTGGGTGGTTCTACCCACGGGAGGGTAGTCCATGCCTTAGTGTCTAGGGTGCGGTTGGTTCGGTTTGTCGTTGGATGTCCTGTGCGCCTACTTGGGGAGCTTCTTTCTCATGTGATTGAAAACCTTACAAAACCATAATCCTTTAAGTTGAAGCTATAGCGTGCTCAGGAGCCTCATAGTGCCGATGACTAATCTTCTCTTCCAACATCAAGGTCAACTATAACGGTCTCAATGTGTTTGTTGTGTGATATTCAGTATTGGTAGTAACCACCCCTATTCACGATTATGACCAGAGCCCCTAACATTTTTTTATCATGCCTTCATCCAAGAAGGTATTTGGTCGAATTGGGAAGCACTTAaactaaacaaaaaaaaaaaaccttgaaTGTAGCTCGCTCGCTCCTAAGATTCATGTTTGACTTGTAAGCTCTCCGAACCTTGTATTTCAATCCATAGTTGATTAGTAAAAGAGAAAGATCTTCTTCTCAAAAGAAAGGGAAATAAATAAGAGCTTTATTGGTTACTTATTGGTCAACGGTGAGCGGGGAGGGACCTCAAGTTCTAGAGAAACAATCTGGTAAATTAATCCTATTATCAAATTTCGAAGTATTATACTGATGCATAAGAGATAAGACCATCCGCTGGTTCgcacaaaatctgttgaaatggAGCTTATGAAGTGTAGATCTGGTTCCGTACACTGGCAAAGTCAATTCtacagaggaaggagagattttttCGTGAATATATTAATATCTGAAATATCAATTAAGCCTAGTCTCTTCGCCAACATAATATCAAGAACAAATCAAGACATCAAGGATGTATACAACctgaaagaaaaacaaaagaaaaacctgCCAGAGTGCTCAACGACTAGTAGCATCTATACCCAAGCCACCACCAACGAAAGCACCCGGACTACAAAAGAGATTCTACCAAGGCGATGCCTCCAAGAGAGAACAATGCATACGTGTTTTTATCACCCGACCAACATATCTTAAGTTTTGCCCATGGAGAAAGGCCAAGCCCTCAAGTCAATGCACTccacaagaggaagaggaagcaGTCCTAATCTTTTATCTCTAAATAGCAATCTCCCAATACCTGATTTTCCTATCTTCTCCTGCCTCCACGTCATCGTTAATTTGCCAAAGCTTTGCGCTCTTCGGTAGCTGGTTTGATGTCTCCATGTCCGCATTTTTTCATGGGCTGCGCGTCGCTTCTTCGTATGCGGCATGGGCGTCCCCAATTGGGCTGGACAAGACCCCCGTACATGGGCCGGATGAATCGCCGCTGCGCTCTGTACTCGCTTGCCCTTCCCTCTGTCCGTTCGTGTTCGTGTTCCCCGAATCCCGATGGTATTTGACCGCCGCCACAACCTATGTTCTTCTCGCGACCCATGCTCTCCTCGCTAAAAATGCTCTTGAAACCTCCACATGATGCCCAGCATTCATCAGCCATGATTGCCCTGCAAATAAACATGACACTTCAAGATTAAATAGAAGGCCCTCCGGCccagctttatatataaagccacaCATCACAAGGTTCGATACAACTCCACACCCACATACTCCATCGAAAGTTCGAATACAAGTTCATACACTCAAATAGCTCCCCGCCACACATGACATGATACAGCACCAACACCCCAGGTCCCTCGAAGTGGAGAAGTCATCGTGTGTGGTCCCGGTAGGGGTGTTGTCTTCATGTCGACTCAGACCGCGTCCGAGCGTAGAGCCTCCTGACGTCGCCCACCGCCAAGTCCAGCAAGTCCCTGTCCCTCtgtctgaccagaaccctccagcACTGCATATGTAAAGACAATTGGTAGAAGATATCAGCTGGGTTGCCGATCAACTTTCCCTCTATCGCTAACTTATTCCGTATATTCCAAAGAGTCCAGCATAGCGCCGCAAACGTAAACCAAGCTAGCCTACGGAGGGGGTTATTCAAGCCCTGAGCGAGTGCGATGAAGTCGCCTGCCCCTGCAGGGTTCCAGTCACACGAAAGGAGATCCCTCACCCCAGCCCACATCAGTCGTGCAGTTGGGCAGGTGAAGAAGATATGATTGCAGTCCTCCCACGCACCGCAGAGCGCGCACATCCCATTGGATGGACCATGCCGCTTGAGCAGCTGCTCTCCCGAGGGCAGCCGTCCACGGATCAGTTGCCAGAGAAACACCTTAATTTTCGGTGGTACTCTGGTTCTCCAAACGTCCTTGAAGGACGCGGTAGTCGCCCCTTGCGCCAAACTAGCATAAACAGAGCTAGTGGAGAAGATGCCTGAAGGCTCCAGGGCCTAGGACACCTCATCCACCTCCGGGCTAGTAGGAATCCCCTGTACCTCCCTGCACAGATTGTCCCACTCCACCGTCTCGGCCAGGCCAAACTGCCTTCTGAAGCGGAGGCGCCATTCCCCTGGCACCCCATCGGTCACCCTTGCCCCATCGACGGTGATGAATGGAGACTCACAGCAGCTGAAGAGCCTGGGAAATCTCACCCTAAGTGGTCCGTTCCCCGTCCACCAGTCCGTCCAGAAATAGGTCCTTCTCCCGTTCCGGACCCTATGTCTAGCCCCCAGCTTGAAGTGCCATTTAACTTTTTGTATCGCATTCCAAAACTGAGAGCCGTGGGCAGGGACTCCTCCCGCGAATAGATCCCTGCCCCTCAGATACTTAGCCCTGATCAGGTCTGCCCATAGACCCTCCGCCCCTTGATATAGCTTCCAAATCCATTTCACCATGAGGGCGATATTCATGGACTTGGTGTTCATGACCCCGAGGCCCCCCAGCGCCTTAGGTTTACAAACCGTGGCCCAATCCACCATATGGTACTTGCGCTTGTCCCCGACGCCCTCCCAGAAGAAGCGTGAGCGCGGCCTGTCCATGGCCTTGTGTGTGCCGTCATGAAGCAAGTACATGCTCATGGCGAACAGAGGCAGGCTAGACAGGCAGGAGTTAGTGAGCTCCAGGCGCCCTGCCGCCCCCAGGTACATCCCCTGCCAAGGGTCGACCCTTCGAGCCACCACCTCCGGAAGAAAGCTCCAATCCGCTACCCTAAGCGGCTTATCACTAATGGGTAGCCCCAGATAAGTGATGGGAAATTTTCCCAGGCGACAGTTCAGCAGGTTGGCCACCCGCTGCTGGGCCGTCGTGGAGACCCCCATGACCACGACCTCGCTCTTGTCGAAGTTGATCTTTAGACCCGACATGTTCTCAAAGCATAGGAGCAGAGTCTTCAGATTCGCAATCCCCACCCCCGTGGGTTCCACCAAGATCATGGTGTCGTCCGCGTACTGCAGTTGGGTCACCCCTCCTGGGATGAGATGCGGCACAAGCCCCTTGACATGTCCTGCGGCATTGGCCTTGGTAATGATCGCTGCCAAGCCATCCACCAGGAAGTCAAAGAGAATTGGCGAGAGTGGGTCTCCCTGTCTCACTCCGCGCGCGTTCCGGAAGAAATGCCCTATTTCCCCGTTAACATTGATCGCCGTATGGCCACCCCTGACCAACTGCATCAAGCGGTGAACCATCCTTGCGGAGAACCCTTTTCTGAGTAGTATCTCCTGCAAGAAGTCCCAGTTGACCCGATCGTAGGCCTTCTCGAAATCGAGCTTCAGGAGCAAACCCTTTTGCTTCCTGATGTGTAACTCATGCACAATCTCATGTAGGGCAAGCGCCCCCTCGTGTAGGCAACGCCCCTTAATGAAGGCAGATTGAGAGCGGTCAATGACCCTATGCGCCACCGGAGCTAGTCTAATCGCGTACGCCTTAGCCACAAATTTGAAGATAACATTGATTAACGTAATCGGCCTGTACTGTCTGATATGATCCGCCCCTTTCACTTTAGGGATTAAAGTGATAATCCCATAGTTAAGACGCGCCACGTCAaccctccctagggcaaagtcaTTGAGGATCTGCAGGATCGGTCCTCGCAGGGTTCCCCAGAACCGTTTGAAGAAAAGCACCGGGAGGCCGTCAGGGCCCGGAGCCGAGTCCTGTTTCATGCTAGCTAGCACCTCATCCAGATCGTCCGCGGTAAAGGTCAGCTCGAGCTCATGGTTCTCTTCCAAGGACACCCTTTGGTTCCCCTCCCAAAGATCCTGTCCCAGGGCAAACCTCCTGGTCTCCCCCTCCGATCCCATAAGCCCCTGATAGAACAGGTAGATGTGCTCCAGGAGCTCCCGCTGCTCATGGATCTCCCCTTGGTCCGTGAGCAGCCTAGGGATCGAACACTTCCGCCTGCGACCGTTCGCGATGGCATGGAAGTAAGCCGTGCAAGAATCTCCCCGAAGCGTCCATTGCACCCGACTGCGTTGACGCCAGTACTCCTCATCGGCCCTGTCCAGGGCCGAAAGTTGGTCCTCGAGGTGGTACCTCAGCGCCCAGCCGACCTCATCCAACCCAGAAGTATCGGCCACCCTATCTAGGTTAGTGACCTGAAGAAGTAGATTTTCCCTAAAATCCCTCTTCTCCCTACCCAGGTTGGCTCCCCACCCCTTGAGGAACTGTCGTGTATTGCGGGCCACGCATTGCCAGAGCTCAATGTGACATCTGTGCGGGCCCCGCTCCGTGATGAAGCTACCCAGCTTCGCCTTGAGAAGGTCCCCAAACCCCGGAACGCCAAACCACCAAGTCTGGAAGAAGAATCTCGGCGGCACACGCCTTGTCTCTTCGCCACAAGACAGGAGGAGAGGTGTATGATCCGAACCAATCCGTGTGATCGCCGTGAGCGAGCACAGGGGGAAAGCCGCCTcccaggccggcgcgaccaacaCCCGGTCGAGGACACACCTAGTCGGCCTAAGGCGCTTGTTAGTCCAAGTGAAGCGAGCCCCGGTCCGCTCCAGCTCCCGAAGGGCCATTGCCGCGATGGCCTCATTAAACCGCCTCACCCTCGACCAATTGATGTTGTCGTTGTTTTTCTCATCAGCAGTCCGAATGAGGTTAAAATCCACCCCGATAACAACCGGGTAGTTGCACGCAGCCACCGCCTGGGTTAGTTCTCCCAAGAACTCATCCGTACGGCGATGGTCCGCGGGAGATTAAACTGAGCAGGTGCCGCCTCCATGTATAAAAGGCTACCCATGCCTGCTCGCGCTCATATCGAGCACCACTCTCTACTCTGGTAGTTGTCGGCTTTAGATTTCGCTTCTCCCTTTATATTCTATCCGCCTCAGGGCCTCTCTAATGTTTATCAATGGGGCGGCTCTACCACTCGAAAGCAGCTTGATGTTTTGCCTCCCCTGATTTGGTTGGATTTTTTGTTGGACCATCTTTATTCAAAATAATATGGGATTATTTCATTATTGCTGTAGATACGTTGTCGCAGGCCTGAAGCAGCAGGCTCATGGATTTTGGCCACAACTATTCATTTGAACAAGCAAAGACGAAAAGGAGCAGTTATAAATTCTCAGATCTTCCATCTCAACAGGTAAAGAGCTCGATCACAGATTAGATGTGCGCTCCTCTACATAAACGTCAGGTATATCACCACTCCAAGCCGTCGCTTCTTGCTGGAATATTATATAACGTATGCACTGTGTTCAAAGGTATGATAGATATTTTAGCTTGATTTATATCTGACAGAATCGCTAATCATGGAACTTTCTGATTTTCTTAGTTATAAACTAACTCTTTCAGCAATGTTAGTCCATGTATTTCCATCTATGTTGCCTCGCTAATGGAGAAGCTGAACAACATGATGAGCAACAGGGCAATGGGGGCGCTGATCCGGCCACGCTGAGGCCAGGTCAGATGCTGAGTTCCTGATTAAAATATCACTTTAACATGTGTTTTGTTCTCTCTTAAGAAAAACTCTAACAGTCCCACCACTATTATTATTATGTTTTCAGTTGTCGAAATTTCCAAATAATTAATTCCATGTGCCACCTTAGATAATTGTTTTACTAATTTCTATTCAACACATGTCGTTCAACATTGATGTGATTGATGTAGGTCTTCATAACCTAATTTGATCATGTTCccatgtatttttttttttgacacctaTTGTTCCTATGTAATCATCCAGTTGAGTATCCTTTTGATCTATTGCAGGCTAAGGAAATGTAACCGGTTAGCTAATACATTCAAGACTTCTTGACTAATTACCTTTTGTGGGTATAGCATTACAAGTCACTTCAGATTTTATACTCCTTAAACACTTTTAACGGCCCGACAACTTCTAATCCAACCATTTCTGCACCACAGGTTTCAATATTTTATCTGCAACTGAGCTTTGGGAAGAGAAAAAAGGACTACCGTGTAGTGAAATTTTTGCCGAGGGACCTTTAGATGTTTCTGTGACTGAGCCCTTCAACGTGTAATGGTTGGAAGAATTTTATCCCTGCCGAGTTAACACGGAAAAACAAACTTATGTTATTTCCCTCAGTAGTACTGTCGATGACAATATTGCCACCTAATCCAACAAATAATAGCATTTTATATGTTCTCTATTTGGGTTTGCGCTAATTGTGTAATGCCCCTTAGagatattttttaaatttttttaactTAAACATtagacttaatttaataaaatacTACAAgtatccgcagcaacgcgcggggtatcatctagtatcTAGGAACAACAAATGCATGTCAAACCTAGTATTTTCACCCTAAAAATACAAACTCAGTACTCAAAATGCACCACCCAAAATTAAGTCCTCAAATATTTGTTTgatatggagagtcctagccagtGCAACACGTTTGAGCAAAAATAGTTGCTGGTTCAATTTGTCTTTTTTAGGAGATACTCAATATGATTTATGAAAAAATAGTTGACTTGCTGATTTCCGAATACTGTATTTTGTAAGTTGGTTATCTAAAACTATTATAGAGAAGGGTCTCGATATATTGTATTCTCTTTAACAGACTGTGCAACATCAGATTCACTTCAATCACATTCTCTATGCTTCTGCTAACGCGTGACCTACACtatattgagaagagtgttttgtAATTAGGGTTAACTTTCAAAATTAAGGAATTGGAAAGGCTTTAGCTAATACATACCAAAGAAGTTACTTTCCCTATTGGCAGTTATGAATAATACAACCGGAAGCCTGCTAGAGTTAAAGTACA includes the following:
- the LOC127310606 gene encoding uncharacterized protein, with protein sequence MALRELERTGARFTWTNKRLRPTRCVLDRVLVAPAWEAAFPLCSLTAITRIGSDHTPLLLSCGEETRRVPPRFFFQTWWFGVPGFGDLLKAKLGSFITERGPHRCHIELWQCVARNTRQFLKGWGANLGREKRDFRENLLLQVTNLDRVADTSGLDEVGWALRYHLEDQLSALDRADEEYWRQRSRVQWTLRGDSCTAYFHAIANGRRRKCSIPRLLTDQGEIHEQRELLEHIYLFYQGLMGSEGETRRFALGQDLWEGNQRVSLEENHELELTFTADDLDEVLASMKQDSAPGPDGLPVLFFKRFWGTLRGPILQILNDFALGRVDVARLNYGIITLIPKVKGADHIRQYRPITLINVIFKFVAKAYAIRLAPVAHRVIDRSQSAFIKGRCLHEGALALHEIVHELHIRKQKGLLLKLDFEKAYDRVNWDFLQEILLRKGFSARMVHRLMQLVRGGHTAINVNGEIGHFFRNARGVRQGDPLSPILFDFLVDGLAAIITKANAAGHVKGLVPHLIPGGVTQLQYADDTMILVEPTGVGIANLKTLLLCFENMSGLKINFDKSEVVVMGVSTTAQQRVANLLNCRLGKFPITYLGLPISDKPLRVADWSFLPEVVARRVDPWQGMYLGAAGRLELTNSCLSSLPLFAMSMYLLHDGTHKAMDRPRSRFFWEGVGDKRKYHMVDWATVCKPKALGGLGVMNTKSMNIALMVKWIWKLYQGAEGLWADLIRAKYLRGRDLFAGGVPAHGSQFWNAIQKVKWHFKLGARHRVRNGRRTYFWTDWWTGNGPLRVRFPRLFSCCESPFITVDGARVTDGVPGEWRLRFRRQFGLAETVEWDNLCRECWRVLVRQRDRDLLDLAVGDVRRLYARTRAIMADECWASCGGFKSIFSEESMGREKNIATCGRARWGSVEDGDLPVSAAAICRRGQGNALARAGQRAGGNGGTRRWGSTAAGAFGWGRERGGEGDEAKRYFSIPSDSEGLSLETADLAGDCAVIWWLPEAVGVGGVALRNGGDWIGDADLGSDCRGEEAGRAPQRGRLDLSGESISAEDVFRRRAAVHFRVAVITSFSPAAL